A region of the Peptostreptococcaceae bacterium genome:
ATCTCCACAAAACCATGCTCCTCGGTATGCATATCAAGCATGAAGTTGATTATTGACCTTTCGAGTCTCGCTCCCGATCCTTTGTATACGCTGAAACGCGCTCCTGAAATCTTCGAGGCTCTTTCAAAATCCAGGATGCCCAAATCTGTTCCTACATCCCAATGGGCTTTTTCTTCAAAGTCAAAGACCCTTGGCTTGCCCCATTTTCTTAGTTCTATGTTTGCCGTGTCGTCATTTCCAACCGGTGTTTCAGGTCTTGGGGTATTAGGAATAGTTAAAAGCATTTCTTCCATTTTGCCTTCAATATCCTTAAGCTCTACATCCATATCCTTTATTTCATTTGACAGTATTTTTAGTTCCTTAAAAATGCCGGATGTATCCTCACCCGCCTTCTTCAGTTCGGGAATTTCCCGTGAGGCTATGTTCTGCTTGTTTTTGAGGGTTTCAACATCTCCAATTATTTCTCTTCTTCTTCCGTCTAATTCAACGACTTTATCCAGCCCATAATCCCCCTTGCCTCTAATTTCCAAGAGTCTTTTAACCTCATCGAAATCGCTTCTGATTCTTTTGATGTCCAACATATTCATTCCTCCTTTTGAAATTAAAAAAAGCCTCCCGAAAATCCCCCTGAAGGGACGAGAAGTTTCCCGCGTTGCCACCCTGATTGACAGACCTTCGGTCCGTCCTCTTGAAGCAGAATAACGCCTGCCAAACGCATCGGTTTACTAATGATTCAACCGACGGACTCAGGAACGGATTCAGAATGCTCTTCCACCGGTTCACACCAACCACCGGTTCTCTTTGCTTCAAAGCATGCTTACTATTTCCTTCACAGCCATATTTTAATGTTTTAAAAATTTTACCACATGTTCCAATGCTATGCAAGCCTTATTGTTCCATTTCTTCTATTTTTAAGAATTTATCGACCTTTTTCATTGTCTCTTCCTCTCCTACATAAAGAAGCACATCTCCCTCTTCAATCACAAAATCCGGACCCAGAGAAATATGTATGTCTCCATTGCGGCTTACACCGGCAACCGTTGCCCCCGTCATTTGCCAAAACGCAAGCTCCCTAAGAGATTTCCCTATAATAAAGCTGTCATGCGGCACAAGTATCTTGTTAAAATTCAATTCACTTATTTTTTTTACACGCGTCGTATTTTCTATAAGATACTCAATGTCCTTTTGAATTCTGTTTTCAATTTCACTCTTTTGCTTCAAAAGTTTTTTTAGTTCCATCTTTACTTCAGATATGCTTCCCTTATCCTTGTAAGTACCCATGAATGACGACACATGTTCACTAGACTTTATGTATATTCCGCTTTTAGGCAAAATCTCTACTATATCCATATCCCTTAGAAGCTTTGCCGCTTTTCTTATTGTTTCCGGCGAAACATTGTATTCTGCAGCAAGAATTGTCCGTCCGCTGATTTTTTCACCTTTCGCCAACTCTCCATCATTAATCCTCTTTGCAATATCAAGGGCAATAACTATATACCTTGGCAACTTACCTGATGTCATAATCTCTCCACCTTTTCCGCAAATCATATTTGGTCTTTAATTATGTTGAACAGCTTTTTCTCGGCTTTTTCCATACAAATTTCCACCTTTGCCTTGGGCATGTTAAGTTCCCTGGCAATTCGCGACACTTCGGTTATCTTGTCCCTTTGAATGCCGTATCTGTAGGAAATGAGTTTCTTGTCAATTTCAGTCAATTTTCGATTATCGCGAAGTGCAAGTCGTATTTCCTCTATAATCCTCTTCTCAAGCTCCTTCTCCGTTTCATGCTTCTGTCTCTTGTTCATCAGCTTTTCAATCCGACTCTTCAGGAGCCGCTTAAATATTTCCACCGTTTCAGCATCATCAGATGATGTGCAAAGATCAACCCCTACCTCGTCTATGGGCTCCTTATTCAGCATATTCCTGCCCATCAGCAAATTCATTAGATGCCTAGCAGTACCCTTATTTCCATCCACTATCTGAATATCCCCATATAGTTTTTTAATCGTATCGTCAAGAAAAACGAAATGGGTGCATCCCAAGACTATTACCTGCACACCTTTTTCCGTCAGGTCTCCCAGACAGCTGCGCAAAATTTCCTCAGCTTCATCCCCGTCTAAAACATCTCTTTCAACCAACTCGACAAGCTGCGCCGCAGGTAGCTTCTCTATTTCGCATTCCCCCGAATAGCGCTCCACAAGATCCATAAACTTGCTTTCCTTAAGAGTCATGGGTGTCGCCATAACAAGAATCTTTCCTCCATTTCCTGCATCAACAGCCACCTTCAAAGCCGGCTCCATACCAACTATAGGAATAGGGAACTTTTTTCTGAGTTCTGTTATGGATGCACTAGTTGCAGTATTGCAGGCAACGACAATAGCCTTTACGTTTCTTTCTACTAAATAACTGCATGCTTCAATTGACAAATCCCTTACTTCTTTTTTTGAGCGCACGCCGTAAGGAGCATTTTTAGTGTCTCCAAAATATATGAATCGTTCATTCGGCATCCATTCAATCAGTTCCGCTAAAACGCTTATGCCGCCAATGCCCGAATCAAAAACGCCAATCGGTCTTGATATATTTTCCGCATTCATGCATTCACCTACCTATAATGAATCTATTATGGGTATCATTTTATTCCTAATCGAGGAAACAATCAAGAAAAAGACGCTTCATACCGGTCTAAGAACTAAGTAGAAAGTGGAAAGTAGAAAGTGTAAAGAAAAACAAAAGAAAGTTGATGATTTCAGGTCAAGGATTTATATTGCTCACTGCGGCCTGCGGCGGATTCGCGTGCCCTGTGGGTATTCATAGAGCTTCGTCTTTCGGCAAAATCTAAAATCCGCAAACTCGCTTCGCATCGGGCCAAGGCCAAAGCGGATTTCTTGACGATTTAGCCTTATCCAAAGCTGTGAATATCAAGCCTCGGTCGATGCATCGCAATATGAAACCTCAACCTGTAACGCCTCGAGTAGATTCTCAATACGAGTGGTGCATTAAACGCTGCAAGTTTCAAATACAAAAACCTAAAACCACTCATTGCAATACTTAAATTTGTCGTTCTTTTGTCTTTTGTATTTAGCCTTTTTCTTTCCCACGTTCTACGTTCTACGTTCTACGTTTTTTAACTATACTTTATCTGAAGTCAAGGCGCCGCATGCGGCGCCTTGTTTGCTTATTGTTCTCTTAAATTTGCTTCCTCGCGCACCTATTGTGCCGGCAATTCAGCTTCACCTAAAACCGGTTCCTGATCGGGAACGATTCCGTTTATTTCGTTCAATTTTTCAAGAACATTTTCAAGCTGATTTAGATACACTCCATAAAGGCTCCAGTTGCCATTTTGCTGCGCCTCCTGTGCCTTTTTGAAAATCTCTGTTGCATGAATTATAAGATCGGAGGTTGTATCCCCTTCTTCAACGCCTTCTTGGTCGGAGCCATCGCTTGATGTTCCGAATATCTTGTTAAGTGACTCTTCCAAGGTTTGTTCCATGACTACCTGGTCTCCATAGGCTACTATCACACGCTTAACCTCCGGAATGCTATTTTCAGTATTGGCTTGAAGGTAAATGGGCTCAACATAAAGCAACGATTGATTTACTGGTATGGTCAAAAGATTTCCACGGATTACATTTGAACCAACCTGTCCCCAAAGGGTGAATTGCTGGGAAATCTCGTCGTCCTGATCGATTCTGTTCTCTATTTGAATAGGACCATATATATTCTTGTTTTTAGGCAACTTATAGATGACAAGTTTGCCATATACATCGCCATCATTCCTTGCTACGAAAAGCGCTGTCATGTTCTGCTTGGTCTTCGGGGTATATGGGAGGGAAAGAACAAATTCTTCTTTTTCTTCACCGGGAAGCTTCATGACTAGATATGTTCCTTCAATCTGCTGCTCTGCCGTTTCATACTTTTCACTGGCAATGTCCCACTCGTCCTCTTTATTGTAGAAAACCCTCGGGTCGTTCATATGGTACATGCGGAAGACATCGGCCTGTATGTTGAACAGCACCTGCGGATACCGTATATGGGATTTTAAGCTTTCAGGCATTTCCCCAATATCCGTGAAAAGGGTCGGGAAAATCTTGCCTAGCGTTTCGACTACCGGATCTTCCTTGTCGGCCACATAAAATGTAACAGCCCCATCGTATGCATCGACTACAACCTTGACCGAATTCCTGATGTAATTGATCTTGTTGTCAGAGTAAGGCTCCGAATATGGATAATTGGTGCTGACTGTGTACCCATCCACTATCCAATAAAGCTTGCCGTCAGCAACCACCATGTAAGGATCCGTATCATACTGAATATATGGAGCGATTTTCTGGATTCGTTCAGTGATGTTCCTGTAAATCACAATCCTGCTCTCCGCTGTAATGTTGTTCGTAAGAAGCATTTTAAGGCTCTTTTGCTTGTATGCGAACAGCAGCTTGTTCAAGCCGCCAAGCTCCACGCCGGCTTTTCCCTCATATAGGGCTTGTGCGTTTTCATTTCCATCGGGATAATCGAATTCCTTCTCGAGTGTATTTACGATTATATAATCGTCGGTCAGTTCTCCAAAATAGATTTCAGGCCTATCAACTCTAAGAATGTCTATGTCGGTCTCCGGGGGTATGTTCTTGACCATGAGCTCCGGAAGGCCTTCAGATGTAACAATATTAACAGGTGAAACGGCAACGCCGTACCCATGTGTATATTTGAAATGCTTGTTTATGAATGTAAGGTTATCGAATTTGTTTTGATTCATCTCGCGTCCTGAAACAAATAGTTGCATATACTTTCCATTGATATTATAGCGGTCTACATCCACATCGTTAAATTCATAGTACCTTCGTATGCCCTGTTTTTGGTTGTATACAAGCTCCGCAGGTCTTGTATCATTTATGCGTATGTTGCTAATTGTTTCGTCGTTTGCAAGGATGTCATCTATTGAAAGATTCGTTTCAGCCGCAAAGGTTTTTTCCTCAATATTCCCCAAATTGTATGCCGCTTGAGTGTAATTGATGTTGTACTCAATATACTCGGTTTCCTTTGAAATCTCATCCGGCGAAACAATATAGCTTTGAACTCCTGCGGAAGCTATATTGCCCACTATTGAAATCAGTATAATCAATATGGGCCCTGTGAGAGCAAGCTTTAAACTTTTTCTCCTAAAACCTATGAAAAGCATGGCAGCCGCCGCAAATGAAACCGCCATGAGAACCCTGTACATCAAAAGTGTGACATGTATGTCCGTGTAACTAGCTCCATATACAACCCCTCTAGATGAATACAGGAGCTCGTATGCCCTCAGAAAATATCCCAGACCCTGTACCACAAAGAAGATTACGCCAATCACAAGCAATTGCCTTGCGGCTATTGAGAATACCTTCTTCAAGTTTCCGGCATCTATGTTTCTCGGGTTGAACGGTATCTCCGAGTCTCTTGTTTCAAACAGTGTAGGCCGCCTTATGGACATCATTATGAAATAAAAGACAACCGTCAGAATTGCAAGCATCAAAAGCAGAGTGGTCATCATCATATAAACCTGGTTTATCAGTGGATACTTGAATATATAAAAGGAAATATCCCTTCCGAAAATGGGCTCCTGAAGATTAAAATCCGTCGAATTGAAAAATCTGAGTATGTCAAACCACAGGTTTGACGCAACCGAGGCACTTGCAACAAAGCTTACAAGCAGGGAACCTCCAAGCGCTATCTGGTTGACTTTTTTCTCGCTTACCCCAGAATACACCGTGCTCACTTTTTTGTAATAATCCTTTTTGATAGTCATCAAATAGAAGTAAACTAAGACCGTTCCTATTACAAACACAGGTATTCCAACCTTTAATTGAGTCAAAATCTTTGTCAGAAACACCTTTTCGTATCCCAAAGATTGGAACCATTTATAGTCCGTCACAAAATTTATTATCGTATTGAACGAACCTATAAAAACGCTCAAGACTACAATGATAGCTGCCCAAAGCATCTTCCTCGATGTGCCCATTCTTGTTCCCTTATTATCTTGACCAAATATTTTCACTTTATCACTCCCATTAATTTTTTGGGTGAGTCAGTACACCCCATATTATTTTCTTTACAGCTTAAATATACCCATTAATCTTTATTCCTTCACAATATTTTAATTATACCATGTATTGGGAGCTGAATCCCTTCAATCAGCATCGCATTTTAAGATTTCATTAAAAAAGGGCCCACCTTGATAAACAAGGCGGGCCTTTTTGCTTCAATTTTGTTTCAATTTCATGTCTCCAAATTTAATCCAGCCCTTTTTACGCATGAGTTCCGAGAAAAAGAGTGTGAGTAAAGCCGGCAAAATAAAATGCATGAGCGCCACTATAAAAATCAATTGTCCCATCGGCATGGAATCCTTCATAACGGCTATCGTCCCAAATTGCCCAACAAGACCGCTCGTTCCCATACCTGCGCCTATGGAGTTATTCTGCATTTTAATAAAATATGTCGCTATCGGACCCAGTATTGCGCTTGTAAGAGTCGGAGGTATCCAAATATAAGGATTCTTGATTATGTTGGGAACCTGAAGCATTGATGTTCCAAGCCCTTGAGCCAAGAATCCCCCCATTCCATTTTCGCGATAACTTGCAACAGCGAAACCAACCATCTGCGCTGAGCATCCTACAGTAGAAGCTCCTGCCGCAAGCCCTCCCAGTCCAAGGGCTATGGCCAAGGCCGCGCTGCTTATGGGCAGTGTCAAAATCATCCCCATGAGAGTGGATACTGCAATCCCCATTGGTATGGGTTTCAGTTCGGTAGCTCGATTAATGACGAAGCCGATCCCCTTCATGAATTCTGCAATCGCCGGGCTTATGAAAAACCCAATTATACCTCCGACTATGATAGTAGCCGCAGGCACCAGCACAATATCAACCTTGGTGCGGCCGCTTATAAATTTTGAAAACTCGGCAGCTGCCAAGGCTGAAACAAAGGCTCCAACCGGTTCCCCTATATGTACAACAAATGCGCCACCGTCTCCCTGGGTTAAGGTTCCTGCCCCTATGGCCCCCGCAATAATTGATGCGAATATTCCAAGCGGCGGTGCTGCTATGCTATATGCCACTGCCGCGCCTATTGCCGGACCCATCATGAATTGAGCCACTTTGCCAAAGAAAACCAACTCTTCTATGCCGCTCATTTCACCTATCTGTTTTAGTATTAGTCCAATGATTAGTGAAGCAAATAGCCCCAAGGCCATTCCGTTCAATGTTTTGGTAATATAGTTTCTAAAGCCTTTCCCTTTCATGATGCCCTCCTGTATTGTCAGCTGTAATGTCACCATTATACATAAAGAAAAAGCAAATTTCAAGCCCTGCCATCAATCTGCTTTCATCAATATACCCATTTCATCAAGGGCCTGCAGTATTTTTTCAAAAATCATGTCATTTGGAACCTCAATCGTATGGATGTGCTCACCATTTGCAAGAGATGCCAAAGGGGCCGCATTACCTTTATCAGCTTCCTTGATAAACTGATCAAGTTCATATCTGCTGTTTATTTCTAAGGGGCATCTTATCTCTCCATAAATGGGATGCATCACTATTACATCCAATATTTTGGCTCCCATGTCCACAATTATCTGGAGCTCCTTTTCTATTTCATCATAACCACTATGTTTTACGAAAACTGTCTTGATGTTTCTCTCTGCATTCGACGGCTTCGGTATGTAATAACCATTTGAATTTGCCTGTATATTAACATCCTTGGCTCTAAGTATTGCAATGTCCTGCACAATCACCTGCCTGCTTACTTTAAATTCTTCCGCAAGCCATGAGCCTTTTACAGGCGATGAAGCATCCTTCAGCATCTTCAAGAGGGCTTCCCTTCTTTTTTCCGTCATGGAAACACATCCTTTTGATTGTATAAAGCCAATTTTATTTCCGCCATTTCCATCTACAGTATATCAAACATCGTATGCAAACATAAAGCCGCCGTTATTAACCGGCGGCAATCCCTTTATTTTAAGCAATTACGCTTCCTCAGCCGTTTCCTCAGCCGTTTCCTCAGCCGTTTCCTTCGAATGCCTAACGTGATCTATTACAACCGTTTTAGCATACTCCACATCCTTTTTCATGAGAGCATCCACAATTAGCTTGTGCTCATTGAGCGCCCCTTGAAGCCTCCCCGGCTTCTCAAGGGAGTTATACCTCACAACCTTCATGAATACCTGATAGTTTTTCAGTACATTCTCAAGATAGCGACTCTTTGTAGCCTTGTAAATTGCTTCATGAAACTTTGTATTAAGCTCAGCGAATTTTTTAACATCCTTCTTGAATGTATAGAATTCCATTAGCTCGTAAATTTCATTTATTTTCTGCATGTCCTGTTGATCCATTCTTTCTATGGCCCATTCCACGGCTATTCCTTCAATAGCCAAGCGAATTGTAAATATGTCAACTATATCCTGTTTTGAAATACCCTTTACCACCACTCCCCTGTTGGGAATGTTTTCAACCAAATCATCCAATTCCAGCTGCTTAAGTGCCTCGCGGACCGGGGTTCTGCTGACATTGAACTCGTCCGCCAGCTTGGCCTCAACTACTTTTTCTCCCTTTTCATATTTCCCGTACAATATGTCGTCTCTGATTCTTTCAAATATCACAGTCGTCAGCGATTTATTGTCTGATTTATCCTCAAAAAGAATACTCATGGAATCCTCCGATTATTCATTGTTTTTTTGTACCAATCAAATAAATTCTATCCCAAAATGCACTTTATGTCAACGCATGCAAATATCCTAAAAATTACAAGAATATTCGTTTATGCAGGATTAGTTTTGACTTCCTGCAAACAGCACCGTGTTTTTGGGTTTTATTATTCATTTTTCAGAAATTAACAAAGATTTTTAACCCCTGTACTATCAAAGCTTTCAAAAAATATATTATTGTGCATTATATATTTTTTCAACGGATGCCATTGCTTTTGTAGGAAACATTGCATATTTCGGAATTTTCTGTTTTTTAATCGTATATATCACTTACGACCCCCTCTTTCGTGTTTTTTACAGGGTCATCAAAATCACAATAGTGCATGTTTATGCATATTTATTTATAATTTTGCATATATGTGTTGATTTGCTCCTTTGTTACTGTTATAATAATATAATTCACAACAATACATTTGGAGGTTACTTATATGAACAAAAAAGTCATACTCGCCTATTCAGGCGGCTTGGATACATCTGTAATACTAACATGGTTAAAAGAGGAGTTCGATTATGAGGTGATTGCCGCCTGCGTAGATGTAGGGCAGCAGGACGATTTCGAAGAAGTTAAAAAAAAGGCGATTGCAACCGGAGCATCAAAGGTTTATGTTCTCGATGTAAAAGAGGAATTCATTTCCGAATATGTTTTCCCAACCCTGAAAGCTGGAGCCGTATACGAAGACGACTATCTGCTTGGAACTTCATTTGCTAGGCCCCTTATCGCCAAGAAGCTGGTCGAGTTGGCTGAAAAAGAAGGCGCATTCGCAATCGCCCACGGAGCTACCGGAAAGGGAAATGACCAGGTCCGCTTTGAGGTAACCATTAAAGCACTTAATCCGTATCTCGAAATAATCGCCCCTTGGAGAATATGGAACCTTAAATCAAGAGAAGATTGTATCGATTATGCCCAGCAGCACAAAATTCCGATTCAAGTGACAAAAGAAAAAATCTACAGCATGGACCAAAACCTGTGGCACCTAAGCCATGAGGGCGGCAATTTGGAAAACACATGGAATATGCACGACACTGATATGTATCAAATGTGCAATACTCCCGAGGAAGCACCCGATGAGCCTGAATTTGTTGAAATAGGATTTGAAGAGGGAACGCCAATAAAGATAAATGGCATTTCCTACAGCCCTGCTTCAATGGTTGCAGAACTCAACATAATTGCCGGAAAACACGGTGTAGGAATCATAGATATAGTAGAAAACCGCCTCGTTGGAATGAAATCCAGGGGAGTATATGAAACTCCGGGAGGAACTGTGCTATTCAAGGCACACAAGGCACTTGAAAAAATAGTCCTCGACAAGGCAACAATGCACTTCAAGAAGGGCCTGTCAGAAAAATACGCCGAGCTAGTTTACAACGGAATGTGGTTCTGCCCTCTAAGAGAGGCTTTGAACGGATTTATCGATGTAACCCAAAAGGAAATGGACGGAACCGTCAAGCTTAAGCTGTACAAGGGTACTTGCATGGTAGTGGCAAGCAAATCGCCTAATACTCTTTACAGCGAAGATTTTGTAACCTTCGGAGAAGACGATGTATACAACCAAAGGGACGCTGACGGATTCATCAATCTTTTCGCGCTTCCTTTGACAATAAAGGCTATTCTTGCACACGAGAAAAAGGCCGAAGAAAAAAAGGAAAACAAATAATATGAAACTCTGGGGCGGACGCTTTTCAAAGGGCACGGCAAAAACCGTAGACGCTTTCGGAGCCTCAATCGGTTTCGATCAAAACCTTTACAAAGAGGATATAGCTGGAAGCAGGGCGCATGCGAAAATGCTGGCTAAAATCGATGTTCTTACAAACGAAGAATTAGACAAAATCTTGACAGCACTCGATGAAATCGAGTGCTCTGTCAAAAAAGGGGACATCACTTTCAAGGAAGATTATGAAGACATTCACATGAACATTGAAAGTCTTTTGACAGAGCGTGTCGGCTACCCAGGCAAAAAAATCCACACGGCAAGAAGCAGGAATGACCAAGTGGCTGTGGATATACGACTGTATCTTAAGGAAGAGATAGCTGAAATCTGTGGATTAATTGAAGAATTGTTAAAAACCCTTCTTGAATTATCAGAAAAACATATTGATGTCATTCTTCCCGGGTTCACGCACCTTCAACACGCACAGCCAATCAGGCTTTCTTTCCACCTAATGGCATATTTTGAGATGTTCAAGAGAGACCACATGCGCTTGACCGATTGCCTTGATAGGATGGATGTACTCCCATTGGGAGCCGGAGCACTTTCCGGAACTACCTACGAAACAGACCGCGATTTTCTCGCAAAAGAACTGGGCTTCGCAAAGGTTTCACTCAATGCTCTCGACTCTGTAAGCGACAGAGACTACCTCATTGAGTTCCAGTCGGATGCTTCAATATTAATGATGCATTTCAGCAGATTCTGTGAAGAATTAATCCTTTGGAATACTTCCGAATTTGATTTCGTAGAAATGGATGACGCATACTCAACCGGCAGCTCGATAATGCCACAGAAGAAGAATCCTGATGTTGCCGAGTTAATAAGGGGCAAAACCGGACGGATCTATGGAAATCTGGTGGGGATTTTGACCATAATGAAAGGCCTGCCTTTAGCCTACAACAAGGACATGCAGGAAGACAAACCGGGTATGTTCGATACGGTGGAAACACTTAAAGCTGTCATTCCAATATTCGGAGAAATGCTTGCAACACTTACCTTCAACACAGAGAATATGCTGGAAGCTACAAAAATGGGATTCCTAAATGCAACGGATATTGCTGATTACCTCGTAAAAAAAGGGCTACCGTTCAGAAGCGCCCACGAAGTCGTAGGCCGCATGGTTCTCTATTGCACCGAAAGAAAATGCAACATAGAGGACATGAGCATTTCAGAACTTAGGTCCTTCAATGAAGACATACAAGAGGATTTGCTTGAAATCGCAAAAATCGAGAACTGCACAGATTCAAAAATTTCAGAGGGAGGAACTTCCCGGAAAAATGTTCTTAAAATGATACAAGCAAACAAAGAATTTTTTAAATAATCTTCTGATTGAAAAAAGACGCCTTCCGGCGTCTTTTTTCATTTCTATATCAGTTTTCTTCGTCTTCAACGATTTTTTTATAAACAAAATATGAATAAATGATTGGAACCCCAGCCCCAATCAATATTATTGGAAGCATTATCCACGAAGGCATATGGTCTCTTATAAAATTCACCAGTATCAGGCATACTCCCATTGCCATGAATGTATACCCGCCTAAGCGATGAGTCTTTTTCCAAACTGTTTCATTTGCCAATGTCCAAGGCGTCCTTATTCCAAAAAAGTAATTGTGCCTAATTTGCCCCATATAGTTTCCAATTGTTATAAACAATATTCCCGTCAGCAATGATATTATCAAGCCAACATCCAAATCGACTCCTTTCGCTACCAAAATCGAAATCCAAACCGAAACAGACAATAGAAGCGAAACGAAAATTTTTGTTACTTCGTATGCTTTTTTATGTAAATCGTATGATTTTCTTTTGGGGTCAATCTTGGGCAAAAATACCATTAATAGATAAATCGCAACCGGAAGGGCCGCAAACACTATTATCATTCCCTTTGATGAATAATCATTGACATCCCCAGCTATATTCCAATGTGTCGGTATTTCAGCCGGAAGCGAGGGATACATCCACATGACTCCAGCAAAAGACAGCAATAATATTGTTAATATCCAAGGATTTATTTTCATTCCGCTCAACTCCTTTCCTTAAAATCATAAAACCATTTTGTCATTTCTTGAAATGCGGTAGTATTCAGCGAGTATCGAATATTTTGTCCCTCTTTGATCCAAAGTATCAGCTTTGCATTTTTAAGTACATTTAAATGATGGCTTACCGACGGCTTGCTCATTTCAAATTCATCCGATATTTGCCCTGCAGTCATATCCCTTTCGTTTAACAATTCCAAAATACGTCTCCTCGTAG
Encoded here:
- the argH gene encoding argininosuccinate lyase is translated as MKLWGGRFSKGTAKTVDAFGASIGFDQNLYKEDIAGSRAHAKMLAKIDVLTNEELDKILTALDEIECSVKKGDITFKEDYEDIHMNIESLLTERVGYPGKKIHTARSRNDQVAVDIRLYLKEEIAEICGLIEELLKTLLELSEKHIDVILPGFTHLQHAQPIRLSFHLMAYFEMFKRDHMRLTDCLDRMDVLPLGAGALSGTTYETDRDFLAKELGFAKVSLNALDSVSDRDYLIEFQSDASILMMHFSRFCEELILWNTSEFDFVEMDDAYSTGSSIMPQKKNPDVAELIRGKTGRIYGNLVGILTIMKGLPLAYNKDMQEDKPGMFDTVETLKAVIPIFGEMLATLTFNTENMLEATKMGFLNATDIADYLVKKGLPFRSAHEVVGRMVLYCTERKCNIEDMSISELRSFNEDIQEDLLEIAKIENCTDSKISEGGTSRKNVLKMIQANKEFFK
- a CDS encoding SdpI family protein, encoding MKINPWILTILLLSFAGVMWMYPSLPAEIPTHWNIAGDVNDYSSKGMIIVFAALPVAIYLLMVFLPKIDPKRKSYDLHKKAYEVTKIFVSLLLSVSVWISILVAKGVDLDVGLIISLLTGILFITIGNYMGQIRHNYFFGIRTPWTLANETVWKKTHRLGGYTFMAMGVCLILVNFIRDHMPSWIMLPIILIGAGVPIIYSYFVYKKIVEDEEN
- a CDS encoding winged helix-turn-helix transcriptional regulator, which codes for MNKTFKALSDPTRRRILELLNERDMTAGQISDEFEMSKPSVSHHLNVLKNAKLILWIKEGQNIRYSLNTTAFQEMTKWFYDFKERS